The following nucleotide sequence is from Sphingomonas swuensis.
GCTAATGGCGGCGACCCCCACCAGCGCCCCAGCCAGACGCAGGGACATGATCCCAGCCAGCTTCGTCAATTCGTCCCCTCCCAGATCGTCGCGACCGCGAGGCTGGAAGAAGTTGCTGCGCCGCACAACGCCAAGCAGGCGCCGCGCCAACATTTCACGCGAGGGATCGAGGAAGTGGTGCCGGTTGCAGGAATCGAACCCGCGACCTTCGGTTTACAAAACCGCTGCTCTACCAGCTGAGCTAAACCGGCGCGGGCGCTCCTTTGCGGCAGCGAGCGGCGCTCGTCCAGTAGCGATCGTCAGACGATCCCGAAGGTCCAGCCTTCGGTCCGGGCCAGCGACGGGGTGAGGCCGTCGGGCGCGAAGGCCCGCGACCGTGCGGCGTGGGCGCGCATTCCGGCGGCGGTGACCAGCGCGTCGGTCTGGTGGTCGTCAGGCTCGAAGCGAAGCCGCGCCGGCGGACTTCCGAGGCCGTCCAGCGCCCGGTTGAGATCGACCCGGCTGCGCAGCTTGGTCCCGCTCATGCCCGCATTGCGCAGGTAGATGCGGGTGTAGATCTCGACCACCGCGCTTCGGCCTGCCTCGAGCGGATCCATCGGCCAGATGGGGACCTTGCCCGACAGATGGTGAAGCAGCCGCATGCCGGAGAAGCTCGCCTTGGCGACCTGCGCCGCGCCGATCGCGTCATATGCGCTTGCGGTCTTGCGCCCGCCGGCGAGGTTGAGGCGGTGATCGCACTGGCGGAAGCGGACGAAGTCGGCCTTGGTCCCGTCGGCGATGCCGAAGTAGAAGTGGCGGCGGTGAATCTGCTCGAGGAAGCTTGCGGCACCGAGGTCCTCGTCGGGCGCGCGGCGATCGACATAGGCCCAGAATTCGCGGGCCTGTTCGGGGACGCCGTGCTCTCCGGGCAGGTAGGCGCCGCGCTCGGCGAAGGGCGGGGCGAAGGAGAAGTCGAAGCCGAACAGGGTCGGCTCCCGGGTGGCTTCGCGGAGCAGCCAGTCCGCCACCTCGGTCCGGCTCCAGACATGGCCGGGGCGGACGAGGCGGGGAGCACCAGCGGGCCCGCAGGCGGCGATGGCGATCCCCTTGTGGCGGCGTCCCTTCGCTCCCGACCAGTCGATGGCGACGAAGCGGGTGAAGCTCACTTCTTCCTGCGGCGCGGCTTCGCGGCGGCGAGCTCGAGCGCGCGGTCGATCCATTCGGCGATGCCGTCCGCGGGCCCGTAGCGGACGAGCAGCGCGGGATAGCCCTGATAGTGGGGGGTCTCCCAGAAAAGAGCCGGATCGAGGTCCATCAGCATCGACTTCTGGTCGGCGTCGATGTGAAGGACGAAGCTGTCGGGTTCGCGGCTCGGAGTCACGACCGGGCGATCGCTTGCCGCCGCCATGACCGCCGGCCCGCCATAGTAGGTGCCCGCAGAGGCACCGGGCCGGGCAGCGGCGAAGGTCTCCACCGCCGCCCAGTCCCCGAGCCCGCTCATATAAGCGTGCCGTCGCCGCCGCTCGGCGTTTCCTTGCTGCCCTCGAGCCGGGCCGGGCGGCGCGGAGTCGGCGGAACGGCCGGACCGGTGATCCGGTCGGCATAATGGTTGAGGATCCGGCCCGCCGCCTCGCGCCCGCCGAGCCCGAAGGCCAGGGCGGTGGCGATCGCCGCCGAACCGAGGATCAGGCCGAACGCCAGGATCACGATCTCGTTCGCCAGCCCCATGAAGGTCAGGCCGATGGCGGTGAACAGGGCGATGATCGCGTAGCGGATGATCGTCTGCGCATAGCCGCCTTCGCCGGTCGAGCTTCCGACGAGGTTGGCGAGGATCCGGGCGAGGAAGATCCCGGCGACGATGATCAAAGTCCCGAAGATGACCTTGGAGCCGAGTTCGGTCACCTGGATGAGGAAGATGGCGACCGTGTCGCCGCCAAGCTGCCGCGCCGCCTCTATCGCCGCGGCGAGCATGATCGCGATGAAGGCGACGTTGGCGATGATCCGGCTCGGTGCAGTGCGCGCCGGAAGGATGCCGGTGGAACGGACCGCATTGTCGAAGCCCGTCGGTGGCAGGATCGCCTCGATGATCGACTTGAGGAACTTGGCGGCGATGAAGGCGATGCCGAGCCACAGCGCCGCGGTCAGGATCCGCGGAATGGCGGCGCTGATCTCGCTCAGCATGAGGATGGCGGGCCCGCTGATCGCCTCGATCCCGAGCACCTGGAGGGCGGCGATCGCGACCGGGATGATGATCAGCGCGAACACCAGGATGCCGGCGGCGCGGGCGAGGCTGGCACGGGTCGCGCCGGGCGCAGCGCCGGGCGGAACCGCGGCCGGGTCGGTGCGGACCGTCGCGCTATGCTCGCCAAGGCCGGCGCGGGCCATGAAGCCGTCGATGTTGGCGGCGGTCAGCAGGGTCTCGACCAGCCGACGGACGATCCTGGCGACGATCAGCCCGACGAAGAAGATCAGCCCGGCACCGATCAGCCGCGGGAGGAAGGCGAAGATTTCGGTGTTGAGCGTGGCGATCGGCGCGAGGATCTGGTCGATCCTCAAGTAGCTGAGCGCGGCCATGATGCCGACCAGCCAGACCAGCAGCTTGGCCACGGTGCCGAGCTGGTTGCCGACGGTCTCGTGGCTGTTGCCGGGCGTGTGCTTCTGGAGCGCGGGGGTGCGCGACACCGCCTTGGCCAGCCCCCACTTGACCGCCCGGGCGACCGCCCAGGTCGCGATGAGGATCAGCAGGGCGATCAGCACCCGCGGCCCCCATTGCACCATCTGCGTCTGCCAGGCTACGGTCGTGGTCGGCGGGTACATCATTGTCCTCCCTGTCGTGTCGCGCGCATCTCGTCCCACCAGGCGAGCCGTTCGGCAAGCCGCTTCTCGAACCCGCGGTCGGTTGGACGATAATAGGTCTGCCCCTCCATCTCCTCGGGCCAGTAAGACTGGCCGGAGAAGGAGTCGGGCTGGTCATGGTCATATTGGTAGCCGGCACCATAGCCGAGCCCGCGCATCAGCTTGGTGGGTGCGCCGAGGATGTGCTTGGGCGGCGACAGGGAGCCATGCTCCTTGGCGCTCCGCCAGGCTTCCTTCTGGGCGGTGTAGACCGCGTTCGATTTGGGTGCGGTGGCGAGGTAGAGGCAGGCCTGGACGATCGCCAGCTCGCCCTCGGGTGAGCCGAGGAAGTCGTACGTGTCCTTCGCCGCCATGCACTGGACGAGGGCCTGAGGATCGGCGAGCCCGATGTCCTCGACCGCCGCCCGCGTCAGGCGGCGCAGGAGGTAGAGCGGTTCCTCCCCGGCGGTCAGCATGCGCGCAAGATAATAGAGGGCGGCCTGCGGGTCAGAGCCGCGGATCGACTTGTGGAGCGCCGAAATGAGGCCGTAGTGACCTTCGCGATCCTTGTCGTAGACCGGCATCCGGCGCTGCAGAAGGTCGCGGAGCTGGGCGGTGTCGAGCGGCGTGTCGATCCCGGCCGCGAACAGCGCCTCGGCCTGGTTGAGGAGGAAGCGACCATCGCCGTCGGCGCTCGTGACCAGCGCCGCGCGCGCCTCCGGAACGAGTGGGAGGGCGCCGCCTTCGGCCTCCTCGGCACGTGCGAGCAGTGCGTCGAGCGCCGGCTCGTCGAGGCGGTTGAGGACCAGCACCTGGGTTCGCGACAGAAGCGCCGAGTTGAGCTCGAAACTCGGATTCTCGGTCGTCGCGCCGACAAGGGTGACGGTGCCCGCCTCGACATAGGGAAGGAATCCATCCTGCTGGCTTCGGTTGAAGCGGTGGATCTCGTCCACGAACAGCAGGGTATGCTGACCCGCGCGTGCATGGACCTCGGCTTCGGCGAACACCTTCTTGAGGTCGGCGACGCCGCTGAACACCGCCGACAGGGCGACGAAGCGGTAGCCGACCGCGTCGGCGAGGAGCCGGGCGATGCTGGTCTTGCCCGTTCCCGGCGGGCCCCAGAGGATCAGGCTCGAGAGGCGGCCGGCGGCGACCATCCGGCCGATCGGGCCCGCCGCCCCGGTCAGATGCTCCTGCCCGATGACTTCGCCGAGGCTCGCGGGGCGGATGCGCTCGGCGAGGGGCACGGCGCGGGCAGCCTCGGGCACGGGCTCGGAAGCAAACAGGTCGGCCATCGGGTCGTTCGTAGAAAATGCGGACCGATTGCGCCATGCCTCTTGTCAGATAATGTCTAAGATATATCTTGAGCGCTCAAGACAGGAGATCATCCATGCGATTCCACATGCATCGGCACGGCTGCGGCGACGGGCGGGCGTTCATGGCCGTGGGCCCGGGAGGCTTCAGCTTCGGACCCGGCGGCCGGTTCAAGTTCGAGTTCGGCGACGATGGCGAGGGTCGCCGCGGCGGTGGTCCGCGCGGCCGCGGCCGGCGGATGTTCGGGCAGGGCGAGCTTCGCCTCGTACTCCTCAAGCTCATCGCCGACGAACCCCGTCATGGTTACGACCTCATCCGGGCGATCGAGGAGCTCACCCACGGCGACTATGCGCCGAGCCCCGGCGTCGTCTATCCGACGCTGACCCTGCTCGAGGACATGGGGCAGATCGTCGCCCAGGCGGCCGAGGGCCAGCGCAAGAAGTTCGCCGTCACCGACGAAGGCCGGGCCGAACTGGCCGACAAGGCCGAGGAAGTCGGGCGACTGCTCGAGCGGCTGGAAGAAACCGGCGAAGGCCGGCGCCGCTCGTCCAGGCCCGAGCTGGGTCGAGCCATGGGCAACCTCATGGCCGCGCTAAAGAACCGGACTTCGACCGACGGCTGGAACGAGGAACTGCTGAACGAGGTCGTCGACATCCTCGATGACGCGGCCAAGCGGATCGAGCGGGCGCGCTAGGGCTCAGCCCTTTCGCCGTCCGAGCCGCTCGCGCCGCTCGATCGCCCGCGCGTAGGTGGTGAGGACGGCGGCATTGATGACGTCCCAGTCCTGAGTCTCGGCGAAGGCGAGACCGGCCTCGCCGTGGCGGCGGCGAAGATCGGGATCGGCGGCATAGGTGGCGACGGCGTCGGTCAGCGCCGCGATGTCGCCGGGTTCGGCCAGCGTACCCGTCTCGCCGTCGCGGACCAGACTGGTGGCGCCGGTCGCCGAGACCGCAACCACCGGCAGCGCGCAGGCCATCGCCTCGAGCGTGACGTTGCCGAAGGTCTCGGTGATCGACGGATTGAGGAACAGGTCGCTGCTTGCGAGCGCCCGGGCGAGGTCAGGGCCTTCCTGGTGGCCGATGAACACTCCGTTGGGCAGTGCCTTCTCGAACCAGCCGCGGGCAGGTCCTTCGCCGATGACCAGCACCCGGTGCGCGATCCCGCGGCGGGTGAGCTCGTCGTGGACCGCGGCGAAGACGTCTAGCCCTTTCTCCATGACGATCCGGCCAAGGAAGGCGAGCACCAGCTCGTCGTCACCAATGCCGAGGCCACGGCGCCAGCCAAGGTCGCGCCGGTCGGGGTTGAATTGGGTGCGGTCGACCCCGCGCGACCAGATGGCGATGTTGCGGTTCATCCGCTGGGCGCGGAGCACCGCCGCGGTGGACTCGGCCGGGACAAGCAGCGAATCGCAGCGGCGGTAGAGGCGGCGAAGGCCCGCACGAACCGCCGGCTCGAACAGTTCGAGATGATAGTAAGCGAGGTAGGTCTCGAACCTCGTGTGGACCGAGGCGATCGCCGGGATGTTGCGGCGCCTCGCCCAGCTGACCGCGCGGTGCGAGCTGATGTCGGGGCTTGCGATGTGGACGATGTTGGGCGCGAACGCCTCGAGGTCCCGGCGCACCGCCCGGGTGAGCCCGAGCGGAATGCGATATTCGGGTCGGCCGGGGGCGGCGATCGAGGGCAGCGAGACGAGATCGCCGACGGGCGGGAAGGCGGGGGTGGCGACGGTCGGGCTGTAGACGCGGACCTTCACGCCCTTTCCGAGCAGAAAGCCGACCAGTCGGTTCAGCGCCTGGTTGGCGCCGTCCCGCACATAATTGTAGTTGCCCGAGATGAGGGCAATTCGGAGGTCCTCCGGAGCCATGGCGCGCCCTTAGCGTTGCCGGGGCTTGTTCGTCCAATCGCGCTTGCTGCTGCGGGTCAGCAGGAGGGTGGCGAGGCCAAGGATGGCGAGGTGGAAGGGACGGGGCATGGAGCAAACCCCCTAGCATGACCGGGGAGAGGAAGCACGGCCTGCCTGCCGTGGCCCGGGCCGACGCGCGGCTGCTGATCCTTGGCAGCCTGCCGGGCGAGGCATCGCTCCGCGAGCAGCGCTACTACGCCCATCCGCGCAACGGTTTCTGGTCACTGCTGGGATCGGTGGTTGGAGAGCCGCTTGCGAGCCTCGACTATGAGCAGCGGCTCGAGCGTCTGGTCGAGCGGCGGGTCGCACTGTGGGACGTGATTGACAGCGCACGCCGGAGCGGCAGCCTCGACCAGTCGATGCGCGAGGTCGAACCGCGCGACCTTGCCGCTTTCGTCGCCACCTTGCCGGACCTCCGGGCGGTCGGCTTCAACGGCGCCGCGGCAGCGCGGCTCGGGCGCAGGGCACTCGACCCGGGCACGCTGCGGCTGATCGATCTTCCCTCGTCGAGCCCGGCCCATACCCTTCCGCTCGCCACCAAGGCCGAGCGCTGGAGCGTCCTTGCCTCGGCGCTGGTTGACTAGGCGCGCGCGGCACTCGAAAGGCGAGGGATGGCGGACGAACAACCCACCGAAGAAGAAGACCGCACCGAGCTGTCGATGGTCGACGAGGCGCTGGTCGCCGGCACCATCGCCAACACCAATGGCCTCCTGGTGATCCTCGCCAAGCTGGTCGCGCGGGGCGTGTTCGACGAGAGCGACCTCAAGGCGTTCAGCGACAGCTATTCCAAGCCGCTCGACCATGAGGGCATGCGCGAGAACGAGCTGGTGACGCAGATGCAGGACCAGATGGAAAGCACGCTCGCCGAACTGATGCGCTTCATCGCGGAGCGGAGCTGAGTTCTTCCCTGCCGACGCGGGGCCCATTTTCTTCCATGTAGGCCAAGGTCCATCGGGCTCCTGCTTTCGCAGGAGAGCAGCGACGCCTATATCGCCCCCATGTCCTGGCTCGCTGGCCTTGCCCTGTTCACCGCGACCGTCCTCCTGATGGAGGCCTTCGCTTATGTGCTCCACCGCTTCGTCATGCATTCGAAGCTCGGCTGGGCGTGGCACGAGAGCCACCATCGCGAGCGCGACGGATGGTTCGAGAAGAACGACCTCTATGCGGTCGTCTTCGCCGTGCCCTCGATCCTGCTGATCTGGGGCGGAATGAACGGGGGCTGGGGCGACTGGGCGACCTGGAGCGGGGCAGGCGTCGCCTTCTACGGGATCATCTACTTCGGCTTCCACGACGTGATCGTTCACGGTCGGCTGCCGCACCGGATCGTCCCGCGGTCGCATTACTTCAAGCGGATCGTCCAGGCGCACAAGCTCCACCATGCGGTCGAGAGCCGCGACGGAGCGGTCAGCTACGGCTTCCTCTATGCGCCGCCGGTCGAGCGGCTGAAGCAGGCGCTGAAGGGCAGTGCCGGGGCGCGGGTCAGGGCGGCTAAGGGCGCGTCCACAGACCGGTCCTCGGAACCGGCCTGACCGGCCACAGGCCTTCCCAGAAGGCCTCCATCACCAGCGCCGCCTTCTCCGCCTTCGAAGTCGTGATGCGCTCGTCCCAGGCGCGCGGGCCGAGGGCGGCGGCACGGACCGCGATCTCGCCGTAGATCCCGCTTGCAGAAAGCACCGCCCAGCGGCTGCGGAAAGGCAGTCGCGCGGCACCGACCCGCGCCGAGCGGCGATAGTCGTCGGCCATCGTCCCGAGCCGCTGCGCGATCCGGCCAAGCGCGGGGCGATGGCGCGGGTCGGCGAGGTCGGCGCCCGCAAGACCCTCTGCCTCGAGCCATTGAGCGGGCAGGTAGACTCGCCCGATCCGCGCGTCCTCGACGATGTCGCGGGCGATGTTGGCGAGCTGGAAGGCGATGCCGAGGTCGGCGGCACGATCGAGCGTGTCGCGGTCCTCGGGCGGCACGCCCATGACGTGCGCCATCATCACCCCGACCGCTCCCGCCACCTGATAGCAGTAGGAGAGGAGATCCTCGGTTGTCTCGGGCCGCCAGCCCCCTGCATCGCGCTCGAACCCGGCAAGGTGATCGTCGGCGACGGCCTTGGGGATGGCGCATTCGGCGGCGACCACGCGCAGCGCCTCGAACGGGACGATCCCGGTATCGACGCCGGCGAAGGCCTCGGCGGTGCGCTGCTTGAGGAAGGCGATCCGTGCCGCGGGATCGTCGACCCGCACGGCGTCATGGCCGAGCGTCTGCCCGTCGGTGACGTCGTCGCAGGCGCGGCACCAGCTGTAGAGCAGCCAGCTGCGCTCGCGCGTTTCGAGGTCGAACAGCTGGCTGGCGAAGCGGAAGCTCTTGCTCCCGGCCGAGATGCTCTCGAGCGCTCCCTGGACCAGCCGTGCCCGATCGTCGCTTCCGCTCACGCCAGCATCAGCCCCGCGGTCGCCTCGGCGCTCCCGACGACGCCGGGGATGCCGGCGCCGGGGTGGGTGCCGGCCCCGACAAAGTAGAGGTTGCGGATCTGGTCGTCGCGATTGTGGGTGCGGAACCAGGCCGATTGCCAAAGCACCGGTTCGAGGCTGAAGGCGGAGCCGAGATGCGCCGAGAGGTCGGTCTGGAAATCGTCGGGCGTGTAGTGGAAGCAGACCCGAAGCCGCTCGCGGATGTCGGGAATCAGCCGCTCGGCCAGCGTGTCGAGGACGACCTCCTTGTAGCGCTCGCCCTCAACCGCCCAGTCGACATCGGCCTTGCCCATGTGCGGAACCGGAGCCAGCGCGTAGAAGGTCGAGCAGCCCTCGGGCGCCATCGACGGATCGGTGATCGTCGGGTGATGGAGGTAGAGGGCGGGATCGGTCGCCAGCTTGCCGCCACGATAGATGTCGCCGACCAGCTCCTTGTAGCGCGGCCCGAACAGGATGCTGTGATGGGGGATTTCGAACGTCCCCTCGAGTCCGAAGTGGAGCACGAACAGCGAGGGACTGAACGACTTGCGCTTGAGCGCCTTGACCTGGCGCGGACCGCGGCTGCTGCCCTCGAGCAGGCCATAGCTGTGGACGATGTCACCGTTCGAGGCGACCGCGTCGGCTTCGCCGCGCCAGCCCGAGCGGGTCCGCACCGCGGTCGCCCGCTCACCCTCGGTCTCGATCCCGACCACCGGGTCGCCGAGCCGGATCGTCCCGCCGATCCGCTCGAAGTGCCTGACCATGCCGGCGATGAGCTTGTTGGTCCCGCCCATCGCGAACCACACGCCGCCGTCGCGTTCCAGCTTGTGGATCAGCGCGTAGATCGACGAGCAGGTCATCGGATTGCCGCCGACCAGAAGCGTGTGGAAGCTCAGCGCCTGGCGCAGATGCTCGTCCTTCACATAGCCCGAGACGATCGAATAGACCGAGCGCCATGCCTGGTATTTGGCGAGCGCCGGCGCCGCCTTGAGCATGTCGCCGATGCTCTCGAATGCCTTGGTCCCGAGCTTGACATAGCCCTCGTTGAACACGCCCGCGCTGTAGGCGAGGAAGCGCTGGTAGCCGGCCCAGTCGCCCGGGCTGAGCGCATCCATCTGGCGCTTGAGGTCGGCATCGTCGTTCGAATAATCGAACACCGTGCCATCGGGCCAGCTCAGCCGGTAGAATGGGGTGACGGGCACGAGGTCGACGTCCTGCGCCATGTCATGGCCGCTGAGCTTCCACAGGCGCTGAAGGCAGTCGGGGTCGGTGATGACGGTCGGGCCGGCATCGAAGACGTGGCCGTCCTTCTCCCACACGTAGGCGCGTCCGCCGGGACGATCGCGGGCCTCGATGACGGTGGTGGCGACGCCCGCCGACTGGAGGCGGATCGCAAGTGCCAGCCCCCCAAACCCGGCGCCGATGACGATGGCAGACTTCACAGGAAATTCCTCAATGTCGCGAGCGCCCGGCCCAGCGGGACCGGAGGTCGGCCCGACAGGATCCGGAGCTTGTCAGATAGGCTGCTCTCGCCCGCATAGAAGCGTCCGATCAAGGGGGCCCTCAGGCGGTAGAAGCGCTCGAGCACCCGGTATCGCTGGCCGGGCTGGGCAGCGCGGAACAGCATCGCGGTGAGCAGTCGGTAGTAGCCGCCGCGTGACCAATGGCGCGCGGCCCGCTCGCGCGTGGCCTGGCCGAGGGTGGAATCGAGCGGTGCCTCGCGGGCAAGCCAGACGGCGAAGCGCACCGCGTCGGGCAGCGAGTAGCTGGTCAGCGGATGGAAGAAGCCGCCGCGGGCACCAGCCCGGGCTACCTTGTCCTCGTCAGGCCACAGCCTCGCGAAGTCGCCGCCGATGACGACCGGAAGCGCGCCCTGCTCTTCGCGGCTGCGCTGGGCGATCTGCCAGCCGCGGGCAGCGGCATAGTCGGCGATCCGGCCACGCAGCGCCTCGGTGTCGATGTCGGGCGTGTCGCTGTAATAGGTGTCCTCGACGAACAACTCGGTCGGCGAGAAGGGCAGGCAGTAGACGAAGCGGTAGCCGTCATGCTGCGCGACCGTCGCATCCATCACGATCGGCCGGGCCAGGCCATGCCCCTGCGGGATGGTCAGCATCTGGCCGACGAACTTCTGCCAGCCGAGCTCCAGCCCGTCGCCCTTGCCGCCGCGCGCATCCAGCACCGCGCCGGCCTCGATCCGCTCGCCGGTCGAAAGCGTGACGTGCCCGGGTCCAAGATCGCTCGCCGTTCCGCCGACGATCGATTCCGCGCCAAGCACCTCGCGGACCGCCCGGTCGAGCGCCTCGCTGGCGATCGTCTGGTAGCCCGCTTCGAGCTCGCGGCCATATTGCGGGAAGTGGACTTCGTAGGAGGGCCAGCGCTGGCCGACCATCGGCTCGACCAGCCAGCGGTGATCGGCGGCGATGTCGCTGTCGAAGAAGGACCACAGATGATTGCCGCCGATCCGCTCGCCGGGCTCGACAAGCGTGATCGACAGCTCGGGGCGGAAGCGACGAAGGGCGAGGACGGCAAGGCCGCCAGCCAGCCCACCGCCGACGATCACCAGATCCGAACGCCTCATCCTGCGATTGCCCTAGCGAACCCGGAGGCGGCTGGCGACCCTGGCCGAAGGCCGTTAAGCCGACGTTGGGAGAGATTGGGGCAGGGGCCGAGGCCATGAAGCGGGGAATGACCATTTCGCTGGCGCTTGCGGCGTTGGCCCTGACGGGCGCGGCTGCGCCGAATGCAGGCGGAGCCGACCTGCGCGTCGAGATCCAGGGGCTGCGCAATGCCAAGGGCGTCGTGCACCTTTGCCTGAGCGGCAATGCGCAGCGATTTCTCGACTGCAAGGGCGATCGCTCGGCGCTGGCCCGGACCGTACCGGCCGGGCAGGCCGCCGCCCTCGACCTCGGCCGGGTGCGCCCCGGCAACTATGCGCTGCTGGTCGTCCATGACGAGAACAGCAACGGCAAGCTCGACATGATGATGGGCATTCCGC
It contains:
- a CDS encoding phytoene desaturase, giving the protein MKSAIVIGAGFGGLALAIRLQSAGVATTVIEARDRPGGRAYVWEKDGHVFDAGPTVITDPDCLQRLWKLSGHDMAQDVDLVPVTPFYRLSWPDGTVFDYSNDDADLKRQMDALSPGDWAGYQRFLAYSAGVFNEGYVKLGTKAFESIGDMLKAAPALAKYQAWRSVYSIVSGYVKDEHLRQALSFHTLLVGGNPMTCSSIYALIHKLERDGGVWFAMGGTNKLIAGMVRHFERIGGTIRLGDPVVGIETEGERATAVRTRSGWRGEADAVASNGDIVHSYGLLEGSSRGPRQVKALKRKSFSPSLFVLHFGLEGTFEIPHHSILFGPRYKELVGDIYRGGKLATDPALYLHHPTITDPSMAPEGCSTFYALAPVPHMGKADVDWAVEGERYKEVVLDTLAERLIPDIRERLRVCFHYTPDDFQTDLSAHLGSAFSLEPVLWQSAWFRTHNRDDQIRNLYFVGAGTHPGAGIPGVVGSAEATAGLMLA
- a CDS encoding sterol desaturase family protein, with the translated sequence MSWLAGLALFTATVLLMEAFAYVLHRFVMHSKLGWAWHESHHRERDGWFEKNDLYAVVFAVPSILLIWGGMNGGWGDWATWSGAGVAFYGIIYFGFHDVIVHGRLPHRIVPRSHYFKRIVQAHKLHHAVESRDGAVSYGFLYAPPVERLKQALKGSAGARVRAAKGASTDRSSEPA
- the crtY gene encoding lycopene beta-cyclase CrtY; translation: MRRSDLVIVGGGLAGGLAVLALRRFRPELSITLVEPGERIGGNHLWSFFDSDIAADHRWLVEPMVGQRWPSYEVHFPQYGRELEAGYQTIASEALDRAVREVLGAESIVGGTASDLGPGHVTLSTGERIEAGAVLDARGGKGDGLELGWQKFVGQMLTIPQGHGLARPIVMDATVAQHDGYRFVYCLPFSPTELFVEDTYYSDTPDIDTEALRGRIADYAAARGWQIAQRSREEQGALPVVIGGDFARLWPDEDKVARAGARGGFFHPLTSYSLPDAVRFAVWLAREAPLDSTLGQATRERAARHWSRGGYYRLLTAMLFRAAQPGQRYRVLERFYRLRAPLIGRFYAGESSLSDKLRILSGRPPVPLGRALATLRNFL
- a CDS encoding DNA-deoxyinosine glycosylase; translated protein: MTGERKHGLPAVARADARLLILGSLPGEASLREQRYYAHPRNGFWSLLGSVVGEPLASLDYEQRLERLVERRVALWDVIDSARRSGSLDQSMREVEPRDLAAFVATLPDLRAVGFNGAAAARLGRRALDPGTLRLIDLPSSSPAHTLPLATKAERWSVLASALVD
- a CDS encoding replication-associated recombination protein A, translated to MADLFASEPVPEAARAVPLAERIRPASLGEVIGQEHLTGAAGPIGRMVAAGRLSSLILWGPPGTGKTSIARLLADAVGYRFVALSAVFSGVADLKKVFAEAEVHARAGQHTLLFVDEIHRFNRSQQDGFLPYVEAGTVTLVGATTENPSFELNSALLSRTQVLVLNRLDEPALDALLARAEEAEGGALPLVPEARAALVTSADGDGRFLLNQAEALFAAGIDTPLDTAQLRDLLQRRMPVYDKDREGHYGLISALHKSIRGSDPQAALYYLARMLTAGEEPLYLLRRLTRAAVEDIGLADPQALVQCMAAKDTYDFLGSPEGELAIVQACLYLATAPKSNAVYTAQKEAWRSAKEHGSLSPPKHILGAPTKLMRGLGYGAGYQYDHDQPDSFSGQSYWPEEMEGQTYYRPTDRGFEKRLAERLAWWDEMRATRQGGQ
- a CDS encoding mechanosensitive ion channel, which gives rise to MYPPTTTVAWQTQMVQWGPRVLIALLILIATWAVARAVKWGLAKAVSRTPALQKHTPGNSHETVGNQLGTVAKLLVWLVGIMAALSYLRIDQILAPIATLNTEIFAFLPRLIGAGLIFFVGLIVARIVRRLVETLLTAANIDGFMARAGLGEHSATVRTDPAAVPPGAAPGATRASLARAAGILVFALIIIPVAIAALQVLGIEAISGPAILMLSEISAAIPRILTAALWLGIAFIAAKFLKSIIEAILPPTGFDNAVRSTGILPARTAPSRIIANVAFIAIMLAAAIEAARQLGGDTVAIFLIQVTELGSKVIFGTLIIVAGIFLARILANLVGSSTGEGGYAQTIIRYAIIALFTAIGLTFMGLANEIVILAFGLILGSAAIATALAFGLGGREAAGRILNHYADRITGPAVPPTPRRPARLEGSKETPSGGDGTLI
- a CDS encoding glycosyltransferase family 1 protein, encoding MAPEDLRIALISGNYNYVRDGANQALNRLVGFLLGKGVKVRVYSPTVATPAFPPVGDLVSLPSIAAPGRPEYRIPLGLTRAVRRDLEAFAPNIVHIASPDISSHRAVSWARRRNIPAIASVHTRFETYLAYYHLELFEPAVRAGLRRLYRRCDSLLVPAESTAAVLRAQRMNRNIAIWSRGVDRTQFNPDRRDLGWRRGLGIGDDELVLAFLGRIVMEKGLDVFAAVHDELTRRGIAHRVLVIGEGPARGWFEKALPNGVFIGHQEGPDLARALASSDLFLNPSITETFGNVTLEAMACALPVVAVSATGATSLVRDGETGTLAEPGDIAALTDAVATYAADPDLRRRHGEAGLAFAETQDWDVINAAVLTTYARAIERRERLGRRKG
- a CDS encoding PadR family transcriptional regulator, which codes for MRFHMHRHGCGDGRAFMAVGPGGFSFGPGGRFKFEFGDDGEGRRGGGPRGRGRRMFGQGELRLVLLKLIADEPRHGYDLIRAIEELTHGDYAPSPGVVYPTLTLLEDMGQIVAQAAEGQRKKFAVTDEGRAELADKAEEVGRLLERLEETGEGRRRSSRPELGRAMGNLMAALKNRTSTDGWNEELLNEVVDILDDAAKRIERAR
- a CDS encoding DUF2141 domain-containing protein, producing MTISLALAALALTGAAAPNAGGADLRVEIQGLRNAKGVVHLCLSGNAQRFLDCKGDRSALARTVPAGQAAALDLGRVRPGNYALLVVHDENSNGKLDMMMGIPREGFGFSNNPAMRPRAPRWEEIRFIMPAAPAKQDIRVRYVL
- a CDS encoding phytoene/squalene synthase family protein, with product MSGSDDRARLVQGALESISAGSKSFRFASQLFDLETRERSWLLYSWCRACDDVTDGQTLGHDAVRVDDPAARIAFLKQRTAEAFAGVDTGIVPFEALRVVAAECAIPKAVADDHLAGFERDAGGWRPETTEDLLSYCYQVAGAVGVMMAHVMGVPPEDRDTLDRAADLGIAFQLANIARDIVEDARIGRVYLPAQWLEAEGLAGADLADPRHRPALGRIAQRLGTMADDYRRSARVGAARLPFRSRWAVLSASGIYGEIAVRAAALGPRAWDERITTSKAEKAALVMEAFWEGLWPVRPVPRTGLWTRP